From a single Candidatus Saccharibacteria bacterium genomic region:
- a CDS encoding response regulator has product MDNQQPLKPSDLKPKKILLVEDDDSLASVYTTRLQAEGFDIQRVPNGEEALAAALKFDPDLILLDVMMPKVSGFDVLDILRNTPETANTKVIMLTALSQDSDREKAMSLGVDDYLVKSQVVIADVVERIRQHLS; this is encoded by the coding sequence ATGGATAATCAACAACCACTTAAACCTTCAGACCTAAAACCAAAGAAAATTCTACTTGTCGAGGACGATGACAGCTTAGCCAGTGTCTATACGACGCGCTTGCAGGCCGAAGGTTTCGACATCCAACGTGTACCAAACGGCGAAGAGGCACTAGCTGCTGCGCTTAAGTTTGATCCAGATTTAATATTGCTCGATGTTATGATGCCAAAGGTTAGCGGATTCGATGTTCTAGATATACTTCGTAATACCCCAGAAACCGCCAATACAAAAGTCATTATGCTAACAGCTCTAAGCCAAGACAGTGACCGTGAAAAAGCCATGAGCTTGGGCGTAGACGATTACCTCGTCAAATCTCAAGTTGTTATAGCCGACGTTGTCGAGCGTATACGTCAACACTTGTCCTAA
- a CDS encoding class F sortase: MDARTQRQSVSTPAAVLDYSSSARRLLGDQRVSRAGLVYSLPKSRPTHHLQDIVVSKKRLNSSSENYARFYRQPAKLVPAALPATMPVGKTASKTVRRPQPIQTVAATELSTTPKKPKRSRSKKVANLAVVLAFAMSGLLGFTALQYQKALRKVEAVPEVAYATEDQTAVLGESTETEDVQQNEDLSRSKIDETKPAGAYKSADGSRPRKISIKKLGIAGYVQAVGVTKSGALAVPGNIWNVGWANNSAKPSEDKGVVVINGHVHGPTKPGIFYNLGKLAAGDQIVVTDVTGQTYTYVVVRSQTYKAGEANVDLYSSVSRDKQGLNLVTCTGKISGDHYEDRLVVFAEKI; this comes from the coding sequence ATGGACGCTCGGACGCAAAGACAATCTGTTTCGACTCCAGCTGCAGTACTGGACTATTCTTCGAGTGCGCGCCGCCTTTTAGGCGATCAAAGGGTTAGTCGGGCAGGGCTAGTTTACAGTTTGCCAAAATCCAGGCCAACTCATCACCTTCAGGATATTGTAGTCAGCAAAAAAAGACTCAACAGTAGCAGTGAAAACTACGCCCGATTTTATCGTCAGCCAGCCAAGCTCGTGCCAGCGGCGTTGCCAGCAACAATGCCTGTTGGAAAAACAGCATCCAAAACTGTTCGGCGACCTCAACCCATTCAAACTGTAGCAGCCACCGAGTTAAGCACAACACCAAAAAAACCAAAGCGCAGTAGGTCAAAAAAAGTTGCAAACCTGGCGGTGGTACTGGCATTCGCTATGAGCGGGCTTCTGGGCTTTACGGCTCTGCAATACCAAAAGGCTTTGCGAAAAGTTGAGGCAGTGCCAGAAGTTGCTTATGCCACAGAGGATCAAACAGCAGTTCTCGGTGAATCGACGGAAACAGAAGACGTCCAACAGAACGAAGATCTGAGCCGCAGTAAAATTGACGAAACAAAGCCAGCTGGGGCTTACAAGTCAGCAGATGGTTCTCGTCCTAGAAAAATTAGTATTAAAAAGTTAGGTATAGCTGGTTACGTGCAAGCTGTTGGAGTTACAAAATCCGGCGCGCTAGCCGTACCGGGCAATATATGGAATGTGGGCTGGGCAAATAACAGCGCCAAACCGTCTGAAGATAAGGGAGTTGTGGTGATAAACGGGCATGTGCACGGCCCGACTAAACCAGGAATATTTTATAATCTCGGCAAGTTAGCTGCGGGCGACCAGATAGTAGTAACAGACGTCACAGGGCAAACGTACACGTATGTGGTTGTTAGAAGTCAGACATACAAGGCTGGAGAGGCAAACGTCGATCTATATAGCTCTGTATCTCGGGATAAACAGGGATTAAATTTGGTAACTTGTACAGGAAAAATTAGTGGTGATCATTATGAGGACAGGCTTGTAGTTTTCGCAGAAAAAATATAG
- the ftsE gene encoding cell division ATP-binding protein FtsE: protein MILLDRVTMAYSKKAGAALDRVSLHVEPKEFVIIIGQSGAGKSTLLRLLTREERPTSGKIVIGGVDYDKLKNKDIPYLRRKIGVVFQDFKLLPKRTVFENVAFALEIVGMGNKEIAHTVPKVLDIVGLKGKEHFYPAELSGGERQRVAIARAVVRQPKILIADEPTGNLDPKHAWDVIRVLEKINRFGTTVILTTHNQEIVNKLRRRVVTIKDGRVISDRAGSEYVQR from the coding sequence ATGATACTGCTCGATCGGGTAACAATGGCTTATAGCAAAAAAGCGGGGGCGGCGCTCGATCGTGTCTCTTTACACGTCGAACCCAAAGAGTTTGTTATTATTATTGGCCAGAGCGGGGCGGGTAAGAGTACGCTTCTACGGCTACTAACCCGAGAAGAACGCCCGACTAGCGGCAAGATCGTGATCGGCGGCGTTGATTATGACAAACTGAAAAACAAAGATATTCCATACCTACGACGTAAAATTGGCGTTGTGTTTCAGGATTTTAAGCTGCTGCCAAAGCGTACAGTTTTTGAGAATGTAGCCTTCGCGCTAGAGATAGTTGGCATGGGCAACAAAGAGATCGCCCATACAGTGCCCAAAGTTTTAGATATCGTAGGGCTAAAGGGCAAAGAGCATTTTTACCCGGCCGAACTATCTGGTGGAGAGCGTCAGCGTGTAGCGATTGCTAGAGCAGTTGTTAGACAGCCCAAAATATTAATAGCCGATGAGCCAACGGGCAACCTCGACCCCAAACATGCGTGGGACGTCATACGCGTCCTCGAAAAAATTAACCGTTTCGGAACCACCGTGATCTTGACTACTCACAACCAGGAGATTGTTAATAAACTGCGTCGCCGAGTTGTGACAATTAAGGACGGCCGCGTAATAAGTGATCGGGCTGGATCGGAGTACGTCCAGAGATGA
- a CDS encoding Fic family protein — MSYEANKQANTINHEPIGPDSFKSFVESWGVVGDSPSERLQAMLGLGLDGLALFLTDINRCIQGEEETQIHDSTMQVGGVDMVPIKNRYDLFKDFYEQLNLAANNINPERAGDALAMVITTLHPFKEANGRTGRAVSFMLHDLYDDQADYAKNFSYVTASRDQAKAKGLASHELAAPFLKLSSLDLGQNLDLQSFGSVKDYFTRLLSEEDGNLYSGTFGYAALRKE; from the coding sequence ATGTCATACGAAGCAAATAAACAAGCAAATACTATAAATCATGAACCAATCGGCCCGGACAGTTTCAAGTCTTTTGTAGAATCATGGGGCGTCGTCGGCGATAGTCCGTCAGAAAGATTACAAGCAATGTTAGGTCTTGGTCTTGATGGTCTGGCTTTGTTTCTGACTGATATAAATCGATGTATTCAAGGGGAAGAAGAAACTCAAATTCACGACTCGACAATGCAGGTGGGTGGCGTAGATATGGTGCCGATTAAAAATCGATATGATTTGTTTAAGGATTTTTATGAACAGCTCAACCTTGCAGCTAACAATATCAATCCGGAAAGAGCGGGCGATGCGTTAGCAATGGTAATTACTACGCTACATCCCTTCAAGGAAGCTAATGGTCGGACCGGACGAGCAGTTTCTTTCATGCTACATGATCTTTACGACGATCAAGCTGATTATGCCAAGAACTTCAGCTATGTAACTGCTAGTAGAGATCAGGCAAAGGCAAAGGGGTTAGCAAGCCATGAGTTGGCAGCACCTTTTTTGAAGCTTTCGAGTCTAGACCTAGGTCAGAATCTTGATTTACAAAGTTTTGGTAGCGTTAAAGACTATTTTACGAGACTACTAAGTGAAGAAGATGGCAATCTGTACAGCGGTACTTTTGGTTACGCAGCACTACGTAAGGAATGA
- a CDS encoding CTP synthase yields MVKKPTKFIFVTGGVLSGLGKGITAASIGNLLKARGLKVNLQKCDPYLNVDAGLLNPREHGECYVTYDGAETDLDLGHYERFIDEELNTRSSLMSGKVLLKLIQDERAGKFDGDDVQIIPHLTGAIQEWILKAGEGYDVHIVEIGGTVGDYESLSFMEAIRELGIRVGLENCAYVHVVYLPYLGASNEFKTKPAQNSVRDLRGLGIAPNILVARSEKQASESARSKLSLFSGVSESAIALLHNASTIYEVPLTLEEDGIAEAVISKLGLKTGKPDLKEWRKVVDRAKMQHPKTVKVGFIAKYMDNTDTYMSVFEALRSASWQEGVNVDITWVDAAKLNKAVGLADFDGILVPGGFGQRGLEGKIMAAQYALQNKKPYLGICLGLQMAVIAAARNAGVHGATTFELDQASKNQVITTMQDQKDKLQTGGTMRLGNYACHIEKNSLAHKTYGATEIVERHRHRGECNNDFRSEYESWGIKASGLNRENNLVEMIEAIDHPFFLATQAHPEFKSRPNRPHPMFVGFIRSML; encoded by the coding sequence TTGGTTAAAAAACCAACGAAATTTATATTTGTTACAGGTGGTGTGCTTTCCGGACTTGGGAAGGGTATTACTGCCGCCTCGATTGGCAACCTCTTAAAAGCTCGTGGCTTGAAAGTGAATCTACAAAAATGTGACCCGTATCTAAACGTTGATGCGGGCCTTTTAAATCCTCGGGAACACGGTGAGTGCTATGTTACGTATGACGGAGCAGAGACCGATCTCGATCTTGGCCATTACGAGCGTTTTATCGATGAAGAGCTAAACACCAGGAGTAGCCTGATGAGCGGCAAAGTTTTACTCAAGCTCATTCAAGACGAACGGGCTGGCAAGTTTGACGGAGATGATGTGCAGATCATCCCGCACTTAACAGGTGCGATACAAGAATGGATCCTAAAAGCAGGTGAGGGCTATGATGTACACATTGTAGAAATCGGCGGTACAGTTGGCGACTATGAATCGTTGAGTTTTATGGAGGCGATAAGAGAACTTGGGATTAGAGTTGGTCTTGAGAACTGCGCCTATGTACACGTTGTTTACTTGCCATATTTAGGAGCGAGTAATGAATTCAAAACCAAGCCAGCGCAGAATTCTGTTCGGGACTTGCGTGGGCTAGGTATTGCACCAAACATCTTAGTTGCTCGCAGCGAAAAACAAGCTAGCGAGTCTGCACGTAGCAAGCTGAGTCTATTCTCTGGTGTCTCTGAGAGTGCAATTGCGCTTTTGCATAATGCCTCCACTATCTATGAAGTTCCTCTTACTCTCGAAGAAGATGGTATTGCTGAAGCCGTTATTTCTAAGCTAGGTTTAAAGACTGGCAAACCAGACCTCAAAGAATGGCGCAAAGTGGTAGATCGAGCCAAAATGCAGCATCCAAAAACTGTCAAAGTAGGCTTTATCGCAAAGTATATGGACAACACAGATACTTATATGTCGGTTTTTGAAGCGCTTAGATCGGCCAGCTGGCAAGAAGGTGTGAACGTAGATATTACATGGGTTGATGCCGCAAAACTGAACAAAGCTGTGGGGCTTGCAGATTTTGACGGCATTCTGGTACCTGGAGGTTTTGGGCAGCGCGGTCTAGAGGGAAAAATAATGGCTGCGCAGTACGCACTCCAGAATAAAAAACCATATCTAGGAATTTGTCTAGGACTTCAAATGGCTGTAATTGCGGCTGCGCGTAACGCAGGCGTTCACGGCGCTACTACCTTCGAGTTAGATCAAGCTTCAAAGAACCAAGTAATCACAACTATGCAGGATCAAAAGGATAAGCTCCAAACTGGCGGCACAATGAGACTAGGAAACTACGCTTGTCATATCGAAAAGAACAGCCTAGCTCACAAGACTTATGGCGCAACTGAAATTGTCGAACGTCATCGACACCGCGGTGAATGTAACAATGACTTCCGTAGCGAATACGAGAGCTGGGGTATCAAAGCCAGTGGCCTAAACCGCGAAAACAATCTTGTAGAAATGATCGAAGCCATAGATCATCCTTTCTTCTTAGCTACACAAGCGCATCCAGAGTTTAAGTCACGCCCTAACCGCCCGCACCCAATGTTCGTCGGTTTCATAAGATCTATGCTGTAG
- a CDS encoding ABC transporter permease produces the protein MKNLNTLRRVLSMGAKNLFRNSWLTIAAIAVMIVSLVIIQLAVVLNVTASNAINQIAKNLKAAVYLKDDVSDSDRQKLFSALKANNNVDSIEYISPEKAQKDLAGSFKNNEEILQAYALVGGGVLPASYKVSVKDLSRISEVQTVAEANEFRDIVSNVSLGQTDAKKTIDRAAGAQKSITVGSIVAAGTLAIISIMIIFNTIRMAIFTRQEEIRIMKLIGATPNYIRGPFLVESALYGIIAGILANSIVYAMVVSIGAKVAEQAEFAATYQLFTKTSIMIAMLLGSILIGVMIGVFSSLLAMERHLKLKHW, from the coding sequence ATGAAAAACCTCAATACTCTCCGTCGAGTGCTCAGTATGGGCGCCAAAAACCTTTTCCGAAACTCATGGCTGACTATCGCAGCTATCGCAGTTATGATTGTTTCTTTGGTCATAATCCAGCTAGCAGTTGTTTTGAATGTAACTGCCAGCAACGCCATCAACCAGATCGCCAAAAATCTAAAAGCAGCAGTTTATCTCAAAGACGACGTTAGTGATAGTGACAGGCAAAAGCTGTTTAGCGCCCTAAAAGCAAACAATAATGTTGATAGTATCGAATACATCAGTCCAGAAAAAGCCCAGAAGGACTTAGCAGGTAGCTTCAAGAATAATGAAGAGATTCTGCAGGCCTATGCTTTGGTTGGTGGCGGGGTACTGCCTGCCTCATATAAGGTCAGCGTCAAAGATTTATCAAGAATCTCAGAAGTCCAGACAGTTGCAGAAGCAAACGAGTTTAGAGACATAGTAAGTAACGTTTCACTTGGCCAAACAGACGCTAAAAAAACGATAGATCGTGCAGCCGGCGCGCAGAAGTCCATAACAGTTGGGAGTATTGTGGCGGCCGGTACTTTGGCGATTATCTCAATCATGATAATTTTTAACACCATTAGAATGGCCATTTTTACTCGTCAAGAAGAGATAAGAATTATGAAGTTAATCGGCGCTACACCTAACTACATACGTGGACCATTCCTGGTTGAGTCGGCCTTATATGGGATAATTGCAGGTATTTTGGCTAACAGCATTGTCTATGCAATGGTCGTTTCAATCGGAGCTAAAGTAGCAGAACAGGCAGAGTTCGCTGCAACTTACCAACTTTTTACAAAAACTTCTATCATGATTGCTATGTTACTTGGTTCGATTCTCATAGGGGTAATGATAGGAGTATTCTCGAGTCTTTTGGCGATGGAACGACATTTGAAGCTGAAGCATTGGTAA
- the prfB gene encoding peptide chain release factor 2: MLSEIKLLYEDIKKASAQLKITEKSESLAKLEQLMQAADFWGDPSSAEATSRQAASLKNEVETWAKLTENAKDLAELAELGDESLSSEIEQSYSKLKSEYDILKTALLFNGAHDDYPAIISIHAGAGGTDAQDWAEMLERMYLRWAEQKGFKAVVIDRSAGEEAGLKSVTFSIAGPHAYGLAKAEHGVHRLVRLSPFNADSLRQTSFAKVEVVPAIEQDSEVVIDEKDLKIDVYRSGGKGGQSVNTTDSAVRITHLPTGIVVAIQNERSQVQNKDMAMTILRSKLAQLLEEQHKEELSELRGPNEQAAWGNQIRNYVLHPYTMVKDTRTKHETTDAQSVLDGGLDEFMLSYLELSTS; the protein is encoded by the coding sequence ATGCTGTCTGAAATCAAGCTGCTTTATGAAGACATCAAAAAAGCTTCCGCCCAGCTTAAAATTACTGAAAAATCTGAGAGTTTAGCCAAGTTGGAACAGTTGATGCAGGCAGCAGATTTTTGGGGTGATCCAAGCAGCGCTGAGGCGACCAGTCGTCAGGCTGCTAGCCTAAAAAACGAAGTAGAAACATGGGCCAAGCTCACCGAAAATGCCAAAGATCTGGCGGAGCTAGCTGAGCTCGGTGACGAGTCGCTGAGTAGCGAAATAGAGCAGTCATATAGCAAGCTTAAATCGGAGTATGACATCTTAAAAACGGCCTTGTTGTTCAATGGGGCACACGACGATTATCCAGCAATTATTAGTATTCACGCTGGGGCAGGTGGGACGGACGCGCAAGATTGGGCAGAAATGCTGGAGCGGATGTATCTAAGATGGGCAGAGCAGAAAGGCTTCAAGGCGGTGGTGATTGACAGAAGTGCCGGCGAGGAAGCGGGTTTAAAGAGCGTGACTTTTAGTATTGCTGGGCCACACGCCTACGGTCTTGCCAAAGCCGAGCATGGTGTACATCGTTTGGTGCGTCTAAGTCCCTTTAATGCCGACAGCCTGCGCCAGACTTCTTTTGCCAAAGTTGAAGTCGTACCAGCTATTGAGCAAGATAGTGAAGTGGTAATCGATGAAAAAGATCTCAAAATTGATGTTTATCGAAGTGGTGGCAAAGGTGGCCAAAGTGTCAACACTACAGACTCGGCTGTAAGGATTACGCATTTGCCAACCGGGATTGTCGTGGCGATTCAGAATGAGCGTAGTCAGGTTCAGAACAAAGACATGGCCATGACGATTCTGCGCTCCAAGCTCGCGCAATTACTTGAGGAGCAGCACAAAGAAGAACTAAGTGAGCTACGCGGTCCGAATGAACAGGCGGCGTGGGGCAACCAGATACGAAACTATGTCCTTCATCCATACACAATGGTCAAAGATACTCGAACAAAGCACGAGACAACTGATGCACAGAGTGTCTTAGACGGTGGGCTTGACGAGTTTATGCTCAGTTACTTGGAGCTTTCTACATCGTAG
- a CDS encoding CHAP domain-containing protein, whose amino-acid sequence MNTTQKLSKTKLFTAILLAAVFVVGGLQLKPTSKADAASSVELRAQSSALQDQINASKQRIKELQAQAQTLQVKIEGLTAEISTANDQIRLTQVKLEELADRLVRTQAELDRQKGLLKASLRALYQKKGASPVELLIASESFSDFISNQEYLDRLQTSVKDSADEVVKLKQQIQAEQDEQKALLVEQENQRNILATKQQEQQQLLEQTKGDQRTYEGLVAGLLAQQQQVNAALFAAIRLESGNGNNGGYPYNDYAFSMTPGGCGPGEGPDRWNYCTRQCVSYAAWAVERSGRQAPVGYGNAKNWVNVAPASWQFNTPQAGDVGVATGGGYGHVVYIEQVYGDGTMRISQYNAQLTGSYSEATVSIYMFNKYIRFP is encoded by the coding sequence GTGAATACAACACAAAAACTTTCTAAAACAAAACTTTTCACGGCGATTCTTTTAGCAGCCGTATTTGTCGTTGGAGGTTTGCAGCTAAAACCGACTAGTAAAGCCGATGCAGCCAGTAGTGTTGAACTTCGCGCTCAGTCAAGCGCACTTCAGGATCAGATAAATGCCAGCAAACAACGTATTAAAGAACTGCAAGCACAAGCGCAAACTCTTCAAGTTAAAATCGAAGGCTTAACAGCAGAAATCTCGACAGCCAATGACCAAATACGTCTCACTCAAGTTAAGTTAGAAGAACTAGCTGATCGTTTAGTCAGGACTCAAGCAGAGTTAGATCGCCAAAAAGGACTTCTGAAAGCATCATTACGAGCTTTGTATCAGAAGAAAGGTGCATCGCCGGTTGAACTTCTGATTGCCAGCGAAAGCTTTTCGGATTTTATCAGCAATCAAGAGTATCTAGATCGTTTGCAGACTTCAGTCAAAGATTCGGCCGACGAGGTTGTCAAACTTAAGCAACAAATTCAGGCCGAGCAAGATGAACAAAAAGCGCTTTTGGTCGAACAAGAAAATCAACGCAACATTTTAGCGACCAAGCAGCAGGAACAACAGCAGCTCTTAGAGCAGACAAAAGGCGATCAAAGAACCTACGAAGGTCTAGTCGCTGGCCTTCTAGCACAACAGCAGCAGGTAAATGCGGCACTTTTCGCGGCAATTCGTTTGGAAAGCGGTAACGGAAACAACGGTGGCTATCCATATAACGACTATGCCTTTAGTATGACGCCTGGCGGCTGCGGTCCCGGCGAAGGTCCGGACCGCTGGAACTACTGTACTCGACAATGTGTTAGCTATGCCGCATGGGCGGTCGAGCGTTCCGGTAGACAAGCGCCAGTCGGCTACGGTAATGCCAAAAATTGGGTGAATGTAGCACCAGCTTCATGGCAGTTCAATACTCCACAAGCTGGAGACGTGGGCGTTGCAACAGGTGGTGGCTACGGGCATGTTGTATACATAGAACAAGTCTATGGCGATGGTACAATGCGTATTAGCCAATACAATGCGCAGTTAACAGGTAGCTACAGCGAAGCAACAGTCTCAATCTATATGTTCAATAAATACATTCGCTTCCCATAA
- a CDS encoding flippase-like domain-containing protein: MDIKETKKTKRIKLLLNLLTSLALLVLIFVSRHAIVDAFSKLGQLDTFSLLLMIPLQFLGYYAVGRLYGDFFKARGEALKPKTAFKIAMELNFVNHVFPSGGVSGFSYLSLRLKKEGIGTAQSTLAQLLRFALTFISFLLLLVFGLFVLALRRKTNPLTILIASSVMFLTIFGVLLSIYIISDSNRIKAFVRWLPRFVNRVVGLFRKNKKDTISIAKVEKTLDEMHRDYMSLMADKSALKRPFLWALLINTTEILTIYSAYVAFGEYINPGGLIIAYAIANLAGLVAILPGGVGVYEGLMTAVMTASGVDKALALSATVVYRVITMLIGLPIGYYFYHRNMNNRQIYELEKDIESHEEV; the protein is encoded by the coding sequence ATGGATATCAAAGAAACCAAAAAAACAAAAAGGATTAAGCTCCTACTTAATCTGCTGACTAGTCTGGCGCTGCTGGTACTTATTTTTGTTAGTCGGCACGCCATTGTCGATGCCTTCAGTAAGCTTGGGCAGCTCGATACTTTTTCGTTACTGCTAATGATCCCACTCCAGTTTTTGGGTTATTACGCGGTCGGTAGGTTGTACGGCGACTTCTTCAAAGCTCGAGGTGAGGCGCTAAAGCCAAAAACGGCTTTCAAAATTGCCATGGAGCTAAACTTTGTAAATCACGTTTTCCCAAGTGGCGGTGTCAGTGGTTTTAGCTATTTGAGCTTGAGACTCAAAAAAGAGGGTATTGGCACTGCACAAAGTACTTTGGCGCAGCTACTTCGGTTTGCTCTCACTTTTATTTCGTTTCTGCTTCTTCTGGTTTTCGGCTTATTTGTGCTGGCGCTCAGACGAAAGACCAACCCGCTTACAATCTTGATAGCTAGCAGCGTGATGTTTTTGACAATTTTTGGTGTACTGCTTTCGATTTACATTATTAGTGACTCAAACCGCATAAAAGCTTTTGTTCGTTGGCTGCCGCGCTTCGTTAATCGAGTCGTAGGGTTATTTAGAAAGAACAAAAAGGATACGATCAGCATAGCTAAAGTCGAGAAAACGCTCGATGAGATGCACCGAGATTACATGAGTCTGATGGCTGACAAGAGTGCTCTAAAGCGTCCATTTTTGTGGGCGCTTTTGATAAATACTACAGAAATATTGACGATTTATTCAGCTTACGTTGCATTCGGAGAATACATCAACCCAGGTGGACTCATAATTGCCTACGCCATCGCCAACCTAGCTGGGTTGGTAGCGATTTTGCCTGGTGGTGTCGGCGTTTATGAAGGCCTAATGACGGCGGTCATGACGGCCAGTGGTGTGGACAAGGCTTTGGCACTATCGGCGACAGTCGTCTATCGAGTTATCACGATGCTAATCGGTCTGCCAATTGGCTACTATTTCTATCATCGCAACATGAACAACCGCCAAATCTATGAGCTAGAAAAAGATATTGAATCTCACGAAGAGGTTTAG
- a CDS encoding 50S ribosomal protein L27: MSKVKAGGTSKNVKDSPGQRLGLKRSGGQKVRAGEVLVRQVGVTKLAGDGTYKARNHTIHAARDGVVSFVTRRKKNYTGKTVRRTEVVVK, from the coding sequence ATGTCCAAGGTAAAAGCTGGCGGCACCAGTAAAAATGTCAAAGACAGTCCCGGCCAAAGACTTGGTCTAAAGCGCAGCGGCGGCCAAAAAGTCCGCGCAGGCGAAGTCTTGGTGCGCCAAGTTGGTGTCACTAAACTAGCTGGAGACGGCACCTACAAAGCTCGTAATCACACCATACATGCTGCTCGTGACGGCGTTGTAAGCTTTGTTACACGCCGCAAGAAAAACTACACCGGCAAAACCGTCCGCCGCACCGAAGTCGTCGTTAAGTAA
- a CDS encoding S41 family peptidase — protein MENSEDAFAKRANNKTKYGKLALTLILASGLFFAGWGIGSGRISLDGTKKVAVSTTPKELDFSSVDELYSELKENYDGELDTNKLIDGIKIGLAQATGDPYTEYFNEEGSKEFNQELSGTFSGIGAELGKDGEKLVVISPIADSPASKAGLLPKDVIASIDDQSAAGLSVSQAVDKIRGKEGTKVKLGIVRGETEALSFDITRAQINIPSVKSEIKGDVGIITVSRFWDDTASLAEKAADDFNQKGIKKIVLDLRNDPGGSLNAAVALSSLWLDKGQTVLMEKQGSKVIQTLKASGNQKFKDAKTVVLINEGSASASEITAGALKDNGKATLIGVKSYGKGSVQQVIPLKSGGTLKVTIARWYTPSDKNIDKEGIKPDQEVKRSLDDIKAKLDPQLDAAFSALK, from the coding sequence TTGGAAAATAGCGAAGACGCTTTTGCTAAGCGAGCTAACAACAAAACCAAATACGGAAAACTAGCACTGACCTTGATTTTGGCTTCTGGCTTGTTTTTTGCAGGCTGGGGTATTGGCAGCGGTCGCATTAGTCTAGATGGTACAAAAAAAGTAGCCGTAAGCACTACGCCAAAAGAGCTAGATTTCTCAAGTGTTGATGAGCTCTATTCTGAGTTGAAAGAAAATTACGATGGTGAACTAGACACAAATAAGCTAATTGACGGTATTAAAATAGGCCTAGCTCAGGCAACAGGTGATCCTTACACCGAATATTTTAACGAAGAAGGCAGCAAAGAGTTTAATCAAGAGCTTAGCGGTACATTCAGTGGGATCGGGGCTGAGCTTGGTAAAGATGGCGAAAAACTCGTAGTTATTTCTCCGATTGCAGATAGTCCAGCTTCGAAGGCAGGCTTACTGCCTAAAGACGTAATTGCTAGCATAGATGACCAGTCGGCCGCAGGCTTAAGCGTTAGCCAAGCCGTAGACAAAATCAGAGGTAAAGAAGGTACGAAAGTGAAGCTAGGAATCGTGCGCGGGGAAACCGAAGCACTGAGCTTCGATATTACTCGTGCTCAAATTAACATTCCTAGCGTAAAGTCTGAGATCAAAGGCGATGTCGGCATAATAACTGTTTCTCGTTTTTGGGATGACACCGCGAGTTTGGCCGAAAAAGCTGCAGATGATTTTAACCAAAAAGGTATCAAAAAGATCGTACTAGATTTACGTAACGATCCAGGTGGCTCACTGAATGCAGCGGTTGCGCTATCTAGTCTGTGGCTTGATAAAGGCCAGACTGTGCTTATGGAAAAACAGGGTAGTAAAGTTATACAAACCCTCAAGGCCAGCGGCAATCAGAAGTTTAAAGATGCAAAGACTGTTGTACTGATCAATGAAGGTAGCGCCAGCGCTAGCGAGATTACGGCTGGAGCACTAAAAGATAACGGCAAGGCAACTCTAATTGGTGTGAAGTCCTATGGTAAAGGCAGTGTGCAGCAGGTTATCCCCCTAAAGAGTGGTGGCACACTTAAGGTCACGATTGCTCGTTGGTATACGCCGTCAGATAAAAATATCGACAAAGAAGGCATAAAACCAGACCAAGAAGTTAAGCGCAGCCTTGATGACATAAAAGCCAAACTGGATCCGCAGTTGGATGCAGCTTTCAGTGCGCTAAAGTAG